From Streptomyces sp. NBC_00370, a single genomic window includes:
- a CDS encoding glycosyltransferase family 8 protein: MYAFGLCLDQRYLVPGMAAITALADSLTPRARRDVALRVLTLDLTPPEAELLSHLARRVGFRSFDLAHRSPLRTARMADSSYISVATYLRFEFTAAFVRRPYLIYLDADTLVRGDLSAPLNDLCLGDVGAVRDEFGPSVGDSHALPGTAERWPHLKGRPYYNAGLLWAHAADLPRVRRGVGHALVRMRQHIHHNDQDALNLWLLHAGHVRSVGPGYNRFELGRFLERGNWARRVVARSPLPDTSAPLIHFVGPEKPWQADCPRTEEVQEYRTHLRRTMRHVRALGFAPEQPELR; this comes from the coding sequence CCCGAGCCCGCCGGGACGTGGCGCTGCGCGTACTCACCCTCGACCTGACTCCGCCCGAGGCCGAGCTCCTCTCGCATCTGGCGCGACGGGTCGGCTTCCGCTCGTTCGACCTGGCCCACCGCTCCCCGCTGCGGACCGCGCGGATGGCGGACTCCTCCTACATCAGCGTCGCCACCTACCTGCGGTTCGAGTTCACCGCCGCGTTCGTCCGACGCCCGTATCTGATCTACCTCGACGCCGACACTCTCGTGCGAGGCGACCTGAGTGCACCGCTGAACGACTTGTGCCTGGGTGACGTCGGCGCTGTACGGGACGAGTTCGGCCCGTCCGTGGGTGACAGCCACGCCTTGCCGGGTACCGCAGAACGCTGGCCGCACTTGAAGGGCAGGCCGTACTACAACGCCGGCCTGCTGTGGGCCCACGCCGCCGACCTGCCACGGGTGCGTCGCGGAGTCGGCCACGCACTGGTCCGGATGCGCCAGCACATCCATCACAACGACCAAGACGCCCTGAACCTCTGGCTCCTCCACGCGGGCCACGTTCGATCAGTCGGCCCCGGATACAACCGCTTCGAGCTCGGCAGGTTCCTCGAACGCGGCAACTGGGCCCGACGCGTCGTCGCCCGCTCTCCGCTTCCCGACACCTCCGCACCCCTCATCCACTTCGTGGGACCCGAAAAGCCATGGCAGGCCGACTGCCCCCGCACCGAGGAGGTCCAGGAGTACCGCACCCACCTGCGACGCACCATGCGCCACGTCCGCGCCCTGGGTTTCGCCCCCGAGCAACCGGAGCTCCGATGA